One Coregonus clupeaformis isolate EN_2021a unplaced genomic scaffold, ASM2061545v1 scaf2465, whole genome shotgun sequence genomic window carries:
- the LOC123488753 gene encoding E3 ubiquitin/ISG15 ligase TRIM25-like, which yields MAENQELFCCSICLDLLKDPVTTACGHSYCMGCIKESWDQDDLKGVYSCPQCRQTFTPRPVLKRNIVLAEVVEKLKKTGLQAAPPPALCYAGPGDVACDFCTGTRKQKALMSCLVCLASYCETHLQPHYEFPGFKKHKLVKATAQLQEKICSHHDKLLEVYCRTDQQCICYLCTMDEGHDTVSAAAERTEKQRQLGMSQQKVQQRFQEREKELQQAVKSIK from the exons ATGGCAGAGAATCAGGAACTGTTCTGTTGCTCcatctgtctggatctactgaaggatccggtgactactgcctgtggacacagctactgtatgggctgtattaaagaaagctgggatcaggatgatctgaaaggTGTCTACAGCTGTCCACAGTGCAGACAGACCTTTACCCCAAGGCCTGTTCTGAAGAGAAACATCGTGCTGGCtgaagtggtggagaaactgaagaagacaggactccaggctgctccccctcctgctctgtgctatgctggacctggagatgtggcgtgtgatttctgcactgggaccagaaagcagaaagccctcatgtcctgtctggtgtgtctggcctcttactgtgagactcacctccaacctcactatgaatttcctggtttcaagaagcacaagctggtcaaagccaccgcacaactacaggagaagatctgttctcatcatgacaaactgctggaggtttactgtcgtaccgatcagcagtgtatctgttatctgtgtacaatggatgaaggccatgatacagtgtcagctgcagcagagaggactgagaaacag AGACAGCTGGGaatgagtcagcagaaggtccagcagagattccaggagagagagaaggagctccaacaggctgtaAAGTCTATCAAG